In Peromyscus leucopus breed LL Stock chromosome 11, UCI_PerLeu_2.1, whole genome shotgun sequence, a genomic segment contains:
- the Ccdc125 gene encoding coiled-coil domain-containing protein 125 has protein sequence MSGVTRSSSETEDIWGAEEDDMTEGDLGYGLGRRPGGLYEVPCSTTSKKRSEGKNLSPPPLPKHGEERGETGFQDSRNKGLRGACAHGCPASGYRRQSSSDPNSELSNEQLRQRLRETLEEVEILKTELEASQRQLEGKEEALKILQSMAVLDKATSHTQTVLQKTIEQKRALEKEINALQWEMEFDQDRFKTIEESWIQKYDRLNCDNAVLRENLKVKTEEMKMLKSENAVLNQRYLEALAMLDITQQKMAQESMGQEDSGFTEVSGLELAVLGACLCRGPGGSPCSCAKMAASTRKLVLQLRQELETLQKSKEEAHIMADAFRIAFEQQLMRTNDQALRLAHRDKWRRAATWINRQHLKEDGYQSQRRKKTLGQRLLGILPSENSSKRTEDQDNPQDVFKMLIDLLNDKEEALAHQRKVSYMLARALEDKDTAAKNEGKIPTDHNVPLTTPRPEASERCVLHDPAHSRVHISDPVGCICSVQHPRRDSKCSRTLKRSCSLPSNIFKK, from the exons ATGAGCGGAGTGACGAGGTCCTCGAGTGAGACCGAGGATATCTGGGGGGCAGAGGAGGATGATATGACGGAAGGTGACCTTGGGTATGGCCTCGGAAGAAGACCTGGCGGTCTTTATGAAGTTCCGTGTTCGACTACATCTAAGAAAAGGTCAGAGGGGAAGAACTTGAGCCCTCCTCCGCTTCCAAAACATGGGGAAGAAAGAGGCGAAACCGGGTTCCAGGACTCCAGGAATAAGGGCTTGCGGGGTGCATGCGCTCACGGATGCCCAGCGTCCGGCTACAGACGGCAGAGCAGCTCTG ATCCTAACTCGGAATTGTCAAATGAACAATTGAGGCAACGTCTTCGTGAAACTTTAGAG GAAGTggagattttaaaaactgaacttgaAGCATCTCAGAGACAACTTGAAGGTAAAGAGGAAGCATTGAAAATCCTTCAGAGCATG gcgGTACTTGACAAGGCCACAAGTCACACACAGACAGTGCTTCAAAAAACTATAGAGCAAAAGAGAGCTCTGGAGAAG gAAATAAATGCCTTGCAGTGGGAAATGGAATTTGATCAGGATAGATTTAAAACTATAGAGGAATCTTGGATCCAAAAATATGACAG actaaACTGTGACAATGCAGTTCTCAGAGAGAATCTGAAGGTGAAAACAGAAGAGATGAAAATGCTCAAGTCTGAAAATGCTG TTTTGAATCAGCGGTACTTGGAGGCCCTCGCCATGCTTGACATCACACAGcagaagatggctcaggagaGCATGGGTCAGGAGGACAGCGGCTTTACAGAGGTGTCGGGTCTCGAG CTTGCAGTCCTCGGAGCCTGCCTGTGTCGCGGTCCTGGAGGGAGCCCCTGTTCTTGTGCTAAAATGGCAGCATCCACGCGGAAACTGGTTCTTCAGCTCAGACAGGAG TTGGAAACTCTGCAGAAAAGTAAGGAAGAGGCTCATATAATGGCAGATGCATTCAGAATTGCTTTTGAGCAACAGCTCATGCGGACGAACGACCAGGCCCTGAGACTGGCACACCGGGATAAGTGGAGAAGAGCAGCGACGTGGATTAACAGGCAACACCTGAAAGAGGACG GCTATCAAtcacaaaggagaaagaagaccTTGGGGCAGAGGCTGTTGGGGATACTTCCTTCGGAAAACAGTTCGAAGAGGACTGAAGACCAAGACAACCCACAAGATGTCTTTAAGATGCTGATAGATTTG CTGAATGACAAAGAGGAGGCACTGGCCCATCAAAGAAAGGTCAGTTACATGCTTGCCCGGGCGCTGGAAGACAAGGACACGGCTGCAAAGAATGAAGGCAAAATTCCCACGGACCACAATGTCCCACTCACAACCCCCAGGCCGGAAGCTTCAGAACGCTGTGTTTTGCATGATCCAGCACACTCACGTGTTCACATTTCTGATCCTGTGGGTTGCATTTGTTCAGTCCAGCACCCCCGGAGAGATTCAAAATGCTCAAGAACTCTTAAAAGATCCTGTTCTTTGCcgtcaaatatatttaaaaaataa